CACGGCCGGCCGGCCGGGTCAGGCCCGCGTCCGCGTAGAACACGTCGTCGCCCTCGGTGAGCTGCGCCCAGTAGCGGGCCTCGCCGAAGGAGAGTTCGTGCTGCTGCCACGGGTGCGGTTCACCGACGGTCAGGACCAGGACGTCACCCGGCCGACGGCCGGACTCCAGCAGTTGGTCCACGGTGTCGTCGGCACGCTCCAGGGCGTCGGCCGTGGGGGCGGCGACGTACTGGACGGTCGGTGCGGGGCGGCCGGCGGCCGTCCCGGGCTTGGGACCGCGGCCGGGACGGGCCGGCGGTCCGGGCTTCACGGCCCGGGGCGGTGCCGGTCGCGGCGGACCGGGTCGGGGCCCCGGCACGGCGGGCACGGCGGCCGCGGTCCGGGAGTTGGCGGGGTTGATGGCAGGGGACGCGCTGCCGGTGGCAGGCGTACGGCGGGCTTGTGCGTCCGACTCGCGGGGGAAGGGAACGCCGGGGCCCGGGATGCTCTCGTGAATCTCCGGCTCCTCGGGGAAGACAGGCATACCCGGATATCTATCAAATGCCGCTCGAACGCGCACGGGCGCCCCACCCCTTGAACACCGGACGCGCACGGAGGAGGGCCGGCCGGGGCGGAGGCCGACGGCGGCGCGCGGGGCGCAGGATCCGTCAGAAACCCAGCGTGAGCTGCTCGTCCGCGCCGGCGAAGGTCCGTTCGCGCTTCAGGTGGCGCCACTTGGGCAGCGCGTCGAGGTAGGACCAGGAGAGCCGGTGGTGCTCGGTCGGACCGAGTTCCTCCAGCGCGGCCCGGTGCACCGGTGAGGGGTACCCGGCGTTGTCGGCGAAGCCGTACTCGGGGTGGCTCTCGCCGATCTCGGCCATCAGGGCGTCCCGGTGGACCTTGGCGAGCACCGAGGCTGCCGAGACGCAGATGCAGGACTGGTCGCCCTTGATCACCGTCCGCACCTGCCAGGGGCCGCCGAGGTAGTCGTGCTTCCCGTCGAGGATCACCGCGTCGGGACGCACCGGCAGTGCCTCCAGGGCCCGGACCGCGGCCAGTCGCAGGGCGGCCGTCATGCCGAGTTCGTCACACTCCTGCGCCGAGGCGTGGCCGAGCGCGTAGGCCGTGACCCAGTCCGCGAGCAGCGGGGCGAGCGCGCCCCGGCGGCGCACGGTGAGCAGCTTGGAGTCGGTCAGGCCGTCCGGCGGCTTGCGCAGTCCGGTGACCGCCGCGCCGACCGTGACCGGGCCGGCCCAGGAGCCCCGTCCGACCTCGTCGAGGCCGACGACCACCTGGGCGCCGGCCCGGCGCAGCGAGCGCTCGACGGAGTGGGTCGGGGGTACGACAGGCATCGGGGCATCCGTTTCGACGAGGAGTCCCTCCAGCCTACGGCGCGCGCCGGGCGGCCCCGGTCACCCGGTGGGACGGGCCGACCCCGGGGACGCGGCGCGGCCGGCGGTCGCCGCAGAGGGTGTACGCCGGCCGGCGGGTGGCCCACCCGGGCCGCTCGGGGTCGCCCAGGGCGGCCCGGACGGCACGCGGCCGGCCGGGGCGGCCCGGAAAACGGGTGGAAGCGGCGGCCCCGGCCCCCTACCGTCGCACCATGGGCAGCAGCACCTGGTCCACGAGGTCCACGCCGAAGCCGTCGCCGAGCCGGCCGTCGCAGACCTTCACCCGGTACATCAGCATCGCCGGGGCGACGTCGGCGACCAG
The sequence above is a segment of the Kitasatospora sp. NBC_00240 genome. Coding sequences within it:
- a CDS encoding ribonuclease HII, translated to MPVVPPTHSVERSLRRAGAQVVVGLDEVGRGSWAGPVTVGAAVTGLRKPPDGLTDSKLLTVRRRGALAPLLADWVTAYALGHASAQECDELGMTAALRLAAVRALEALPVRPDAVILDGKHDYLGGPWQVRTVIKGDQSCICVSAASVLAKVHRDALMAEIGESHPEYGFADNAGYPSPVHRAALEELGPTEHHRLSWSYLDALPKWRHLKRERTFAGADEQLTLGF